One Tunturibacter gelidoferens genomic region harbors:
- a CDS encoding TonB-dependent receptor: MFHRSVFLSVSLLLATAANAQIVGGTISGIVTDPAGAVVPDAQITIRNQETGGERHLISDAAGAYAAPSIPVGVYAISVVREGFAPQTRAGISLTVGQAKRIDLTVHPGNVTEQITVTDVPSSINLSTQQISGLVNERQIKDLPLNGRSYDQLITLNPAAVNYTAQRSGSVGTSNSSVGSMFAISGRRPQDNLYLLNGVEYTGASLINVTPGGTSGQLLGVDAVREFNVVSDTYSASYGKRQGAQISIVTASGTNNVHGSAYEFLRNSFFDARNYFDQAHIPNFQRNNYGASLGGPIRTNRLFLFGNYEGYRQNLGITNVTLVPDTQARQGLLPDPANPAGPRKNYGVANGVRPLLNLWPAQNGPELLDAKGNPTGIGEAFSSPTQHIREDFGTARFDANLTSRDLLFGVYTADDSTANTPTQNPFSLINESLREQVASIQEQHVFSARLLNTARVGYSRASFFFLGSIPTSIQSETPGFLAGKPTGAIVIAGSTASNGSSQITGAGANVGSNNATARNLYTFDDHVFYSRSRHQVEAGVWLQSLQSNDNLAQNQYGQASFASLTTFLQGTVKTFTVVPNPTPLNWRSFMSAVYFEDTWQLTPAFEIRGGIRFESTNGWNEAHGRASQYGFKNGVIDTTPTTGTSALSNNRAKILPEPRIGIAWNVFGDGKTSLRSSVGLHHSLLDNLDYRLDQAAPYNTTLSYSNVPIASPISGPPGLISPSNVQADISTPGVVSYALSIEQQLDQTTSITVGYVGSHGYHQILSEDQNEPGSIICSPNSRCPPGTSTGTIYYPTTVKANPLVANTTSWTSGGSSNYNALEVDLRRNLAHGLQLRANYTFAKNLDDGSAWNTSVSANTPAFVSYPGNPSLDYGPAATDIRHLATFNATYELPVGRGHFLLSTVPPLINHAASGWSLSTIATLQTGFPFSPQLGYNPTGSGDTRNPVRPNVNPGFRGNIYTRGSTATRVGQFFSPAAFTPPAYGTIGNLGRDTLTGPGYADWDLSLLKSTVLTEKTRLQFRAEFFNVLNHTNLQTPNEVVYTSGPTQGTVANQTTAVVQSPTAGVVTAASTSRQIQLALKVIF; encoded by the coding sequence ATGTTCCATCGATCTGTTTTTCTCTCCGTGTCACTGCTTCTCGCAACCGCTGCCAACGCCCAGATTGTGGGTGGGACCATCAGCGGTATTGTCACAGATCCCGCCGGAGCAGTCGTTCCTGACGCCCAGATCACGATTCGCAATCAAGAGACCGGCGGTGAGCGCCACCTCATCTCCGACGCAGCCGGAGCATATGCTGCACCTTCGATTCCCGTTGGTGTTTACGCGATATCGGTCGTGCGCGAGGGCTTCGCTCCGCAGACCCGCGCAGGGATTTCTCTCACTGTAGGTCAAGCCAAGCGTATCGATCTCACAGTGCATCCGGGTAACGTTACAGAGCAGATCACGGTTACGGACGTTCCCTCGTCTATCAATCTTTCCACCCAACAGATCTCCGGACTCGTCAACGAGCGTCAAATCAAAGACCTCCCGCTCAATGGTCGATCTTACGATCAACTCATCACACTCAATCCTGCGGCAGTAAACTACACAGCACAGCGCAGTGGATCGGTGGGAACCTCCAACTCCTCTGTGGGTAGTATGTTTGCGATCTCTGGTCGACGCCCGCAAGACAACCTCTACCTGCTCAACGGCGTCGAATACACCGGCGCGTCTCTGATCAACGTCACTCCGGGCGGAACTAGCGGCCAGCTTCTCGGCGTCGATGCGGTACGCGAGTTCAATGTCGTCAGTGACACGTACTCGGCAAGTTATGGAAAACGTCAGGGGGCACAGATCTCCATCGTAACGGCCTCGGGCACCAATAACGTCCACGGCTCGGCTTACGAGTTTCTTCGTAACTCTTTCTTCGATGCACGCAACTATTTCGACCAGGCTCACATTCCGAACTTTCAGCGCAACAACTACGGTGCCTCTCTTGGCGGCCCCATTCGCACCAATCGGCTCTTTCTCTTTGGCAACTACGAAGGCTATAGACAGAACCTCGGAATCACCAACGTCACGCTCGTCCCTGACACTCAAGCTCGACAGGGCCTGCTTCCCGATCCGGCTAATCCCGCCGGACCTCGCAAAAACTATGGTGTCGCGAACGGAGTTAGACCTCTGCTTAATCTCTGGCCTGCACAAAACGGTCCGGAGCTCCTCGACGCCAAAGGCAATCCGACCGGGATCGGTGAAGCCTTCTCGAGTCCCACTCAACACATCCGCGAGGACTTCGGCACCGCGCGTTTCGATGCCAACCTTACCTCGCGCGATCTCCTCTTTGGCGTCTACACCGCGGATGATTCCACCGCCAACACACCCACGCAAAACCCCTTCTCGCTCATCAACGAATCGCTTCGCGAACAAGTTGCCAGCATCCAGGAGCAGCACGTCTTCTCCGCTCGCCTGCTAAACACGGCCCGCGTTGGCTACTCTCGCGCCAGCTTTTTCTTCCTCGGCAGTATTCCCACTTCAATCCAGAGTGAAACTCCGGGCTTTCTTGCGGGCAAGCCGACCGGAGCTATTGTGATCGCGGGTTCGACCGCCTCCAATGGCTCGTCGCAGATCACCGGCGCCGGTGCCAACGTTGGATCGAACAATGCTACGGCGCGCAACCTCTACACCTTCGACGACCACGTCTTCTATTCCCGCTCGCGTCACCAGGTTGAGGCCGGAGTGTGGCTTCAGTCGCTTCAGTCGAACGATAATCTCGCCCAGAACCAGTACGGCCAAGCCTCCTTCGCTTCACTCACCACCTTCCTGCAAGGAACTGTCAAGACCTTCACCGTCGTGCCCAATCCCACGCCGCTAAATTGGCGGAGTTTCATGAGCGCCGTTTACTTCGAAGATACCTGGCAACTTACTCCAGCGTTCGAGATTCGCGGCGGGATTCGTTTCGAATCCACCAATGGCTGGAACGAAGCCCACGGCCGTGCCTCGCAGTATGGGTTTAAGAACGGTGTCATCGATACAACTCCAACGACAGGAACCTCCGCTCTGTCGAACAACCGCGCGAAGATTCTCCCCGAACCACGCATCGGCATTGCCTGGAATGTCTTCGGCGATGGCAAAACTTCGCTTCGGTCCAGCGTTGGCCTTCATCACTCTCTTCTCGACAACCTCGACTATCGCCTTGATCAGGCCGCACCTTACAACACAACTCTCTCCTATTCCAACGTTCCTATCGCAAGTCCAATTAGCGGTCCGCCAGGGCTCATCTCTCCCTCTAACGTCCAAGCCGATATCTCGACTCCGGGCGTTGTCTCTTACGCACTCAGCATCGAACAGCAGCTCGATCAAACGACCTCAATTACGGTTGGCTATGTAGGCTCTCATGGTTATCACCAGATCCTTTCGGAGGATCAAAACGAACCCGGTTCCATCATCTGCTCTCCGAACTCAAGATGCCCTCCAGGTACTTCGACCGGAACGATCTACTATCCTACGACGGTCAAAGCGAACCCTCTGGTAGCCAACACCACGTCATGGACCTCCGGCGGCTCCAGCAACTACAACGCACTCGAGGTTGACCTTCGCCGCAACCTGGCACACGGCTTGCAACTTCGAGCCAACTACACCTTCGCCAAAAATCTCGACGACGGCTCTGCCTGGAATACGAGCGTCTCGGCCAACACTCCGGCGTTTGTTTCTTATCCGGGGAATCCTTCGCTGGATTACGGCCCCGCGGCGACTGATATTCGCCACCTCGCTACCTTCAACGCGACATACGAGCTACCCGTTGGTCGTGGCCACTTTCTCTTATCCACTGTACCGCCGTTGATCAACCACGCGGCATCTGGATGGAGTCTCAGCACCATCGCAACACTCCAAACCGGATTTCCCTTCAGCCCGCAACTGGGTTATAACCCTACCGGCTCTGGCGACACTCGCAACCCAGTCCGCCCAAACGTCAATCCCGGCTTCCGGGGAAACATCTATACTCGCGGCAGCACAGCCACCCGCGTCGGCCAATTCTTCTCACCCGCAGCTTTCACCCCCCCCGCATACGGCACCATAGGCAACCTCGGTCGAGACACCCTTACCGGTCCCGGGTACGCCGACTGGGATCTTTCTCTGCTCAAGTCGACCGTACTGACCGAGAAAACCCGTCTCCAGTTTCGCGCCGAATTCTTCAACGTGCTCAACCACACCAACCTGCAGACGCCCAACGAGGTTGTTTACACAAGCGGGCCCACACAGGGCACAGTCGCCAACCAGACCACAGCCGTCGTTCAGAGCCCTACAGCCGGAGTTGTGACCGCAGCCTCCACTAGTCGTCAGATCCAACTCGCGCTCAAGGTCATCTTCTAA
- a CDS encoding phosphoadenylyl-sulfate reductase, translating into MTILHNLAPSPEISHKTVDLPVVLSPTLDAKLSNVRELLARELPETPTENDACLSCSFQAEDVLLLHLVRELRPDIPVLFLDTGYHFPETYIYRDRIATDWKLNLTNLLPVHTVIEQELELGLLYQTAPDRCCALRKVEPLFSAVGNYKTWLTGLRREQARSRTALEEIADFTLPSGVTVRKLSPFADWTTRDIWQACAFYGIPLLPLYDAGYTSIGCKPCTSIPTDPNDPRSGRWAGRKVECGIHIQAAPNR; encoded by the coding sequence ATGACCATCCTTCACAATTTAGCGCCCTCTCCTGAAATTTCTCACAAGACAGTGGATCTGCCTGTAGTCCTATCCCCCACGCTTGATGCCAAACTATCGAACGTCCGAGAACTCCTCGCCCGGGAGTTGCCAGAAACACCTACCGAGAATGATGCCTGTCTTTCGTGCAGCTTTCAGGCCGAAGATGTTCTCCTACTTCATCTCGTTCGCGAACTGCGGCCTGATATTCCGGTGCTCTTCCTGGATACGGGTTATCACTTTCCGGAGACCTACATCTACCGGGACCGGATTGCAACCGACTGGAAACTGAACCTTACTAATCTTCTTCCAGTCCATACGGTGATAGAGCAAGAGCTTGAGCTTGGCCTGCTTTACCAGACCGCACCAGACCGCTGTTGCGCCTTACGCAAGGTCGAGCCGCTTTTCTCTGCGGTTGGAAACTATAAGACTTGGCTTACCGGTCTACGCCGAGAGCAGGCGCGTAGCCGTACTGCGCTTGAAGAGATCGCAGATTTCACGCTGCCAAGCGGCGTCACAGTTCGCAAACTCAGCCCCTTCGCCGACTGGACAACGCGGGACATCTGGCAGGCATGCGCTTTCTACGGTATTCCGCTCTTGCCACTCTATGACGCCGGCTACACCAGCATCGGCTGCAAGCCTTGCACCTCGATACCTACAGATCCTAACGACCCACGCTCTGGTCGCTGGGCTGGCCGCAAGGTCGAGTGCGGCATTCACATTCAGGCTGCTCCAAACCGGTGA
- the cysN gene encoding sulfate adenylyltransferase subunit CysN: protein MPPSESVLKLDVETQFEQVSGFSLSSFLANEHARDLLRFATAGSVDDGKSTLIGRLLYDTQSVYEDQVRSIRGKGSTGLDSVDLALLTDGLRAEREQGITIDVAYRYFSTANRKFIIADTPGHEQYTRNMATGASTASLAIVLVDARKGVLTQSRRHACITALLGVPHILVAVNKMDLVNYEKQAFDAIRADFTAFFEELGDMRPPHLYFVPVSALVGDNVVRATATMPWYQGPSLLEVLESVPAAEAGVAHPFRFPVQRVLRPNQDFRGFSGQIAAGTIRPGDPIMVLPSRRISRVRSIVTFDGDLVQAQAPQSVTLTITDELDVSRGDLIVAPEFPAITTKSFTASLVWMDEKPLDLARRYLLKHTSKTVQVQITDIRYRLDVETLEQDAAETLKFNDIGLVEVQSVLPLFVDNYSTNRITGSFVLIDPVTNLTVAAGMIRSIGVETSVKTTNVVTETDRRERWGHSGAHIHLRSPIDFADAVERTLFLRGVFIVRPEFPSDESIAVLITGGALVLTHAASEDRTVRFGERQAVVSDIDDLLRFLDAYAITTGEK, encoded by the coding sequence ATGCCTCCCAGTGAATCGGTTTTGAAGCTGGATGTCGAGACGCAGTTCGAACAAGTATCAGGGTTTTCTCTTTCCAGTTTTCTCGCGAATGAGCATGCCCGCGATCTGCTTCGCTTCGCCACCGCCGGTTCGGTCGACGATGGGAAGTCGACCCTCATCGGCCGATTACTCTACGACACGCAGAGTGTCTACGAAGACCAGGTCCGTTCGATCAGGGGCAAAGGCTCCACGGGCCTGGACAGCGTCGATCTTGCTCTCCTGACAGACGGGCTCCGTGCCGAGCGCGAGCAGGGTATAACCATCGACGTCGCCTATCGTTATTTTTCCACCGCGAACCGCAAGTTCATCATCGCCGACACACCAGGCCACGAGCAGTACACCCGCAATATGGCTACCGGCGCCTCAACTGCTTCGCTTGCCATCGTTCTTGTCGATGCGCGAAAGGGCGTGCTCACCCAGTCTCGCCGTCACGCCTGCATAACCGCGCTGCTTGGCGTTCCACACATCCTCGTTGCCGTCAATAAGATGGATCTCGTCAACTACGAGAAACAAGCGTTCGACGCAATTCGGGCTGACTTCACCGCATTTTTTGAAGAACTAGGGGATATGCGGCCGCCGCATCTCTATTTCGTTCCAGTCAGCGCGCTGGTCGGCGACAATGTCGTCCGCGCAACCGCTACCATGCCCTGGTACCAAGGGCCCTCGCTGCTCGAAGTACTTGAATCGGTCCCCGCAGCGGAGGCCGGAGTCGCCCACCCTTTTCGTTTCCCGGTGCAGCGTGTCCTTCGCCCCAACCAGGATTTTCGTGGATTTTCCGGACAGATCGCAGCGGGAACAATCCGCCCCGGGGATCCCATCATGGTGCTCCCATCGCGCCGAATCAGCCGCGTGCGGAGCATCGTTACCTTCGATGGTGATCTTGTGCAGGCCCAAGCACCTCAATCTGTAACTCTTACTATTACAGATGAACTGGACGTTAGTAGAGGCGACTTAATCGTCGCTCCCGAATTTCCGGCGATCACGACGAAGAGCTTCACCGCTTCCCTCGTCTGGATGGACGAGAAGCCTCTCGACCTTGCACGCCGCTACTTACTGAAGCACACCAGCAAGACCGTTCAGGTCCAGATCACTGATATTCGATACCGCCTTGACGTAGAAACCCTGGAACAAGACGCCGCCGAAACGCTTAAGTTTAACGATATTGGTCTAGTAGAGGTTCAATCCGTACTACCGCTCTTTGTTGACAACTACTCCACAAACCGTATCACCGGAAGCTTCGTTCTGATCGATCCAGTCACTAATCTGACCGTCGCTGCAGGAATGATCCGCTCTATCGGCGTTGAAACGAGCGTCAAAACGACAAATGTGGTAACAGAGACTGACCGACGAGAGCGTTGGGGCCACTCTGGAGCGCACATTCATCTCCGCAGCCCTATTGATTTTGCCGATGCGGTGGAACGAACCCTTTTCCTTCGCGGTGTTTTCATCGTTCGCCCCGAGTTCCCCTCTGACGAATCTATCGCAGTGCTTATCACTGGAGGAGCCCTCGTCTTGACTCACGCTGCGTCCGAGGACAGGACAGTTCGTTTCGGCGAAAGGCAGGCTGTCGTATCTGACATTGATGACCTCCTTCGTTTCCTCGATGCCTACGCCATCACAACGGGAGAAAAATAG
- a CDS encoding IS1 family transposase, producing MNRLNIADRTRVVAALVEGNSIRATCRMTGVSKPTVLKLLADLGKACATYHDEHVRQVPSKRVQCDEIWSFVGAKQKNVTEGQMETGCGDVWTWTALDADSKLMVSWLVGQRGAAWAKAFMEDVASRVATRIQITTDGHKVYGEAVEGAFGMDCDYAMLIKLYGQSSFDTRYSPGECIGTQTAVMSGNPDPRHISTSFVERQNLTMRMSMRRFTRLTNAFSKKIENHEAAIALHFMHYNFCRVHSTLRVTPAMEAGLSDHVWSIEELVKLLEPKSILDGLTQVA from the coding sequence ATGAACCGCTTGAACATTGCCGACAGAACTCGCGTTGTAGCCGCTCTAGTGGAGGGGAATAGCATCCGCGCAACCTGCCGCATGACTGGCGTTTCCAAGCCTACAGTCCTCAAGTTGTTGGCCGATCTGGGCAAGGCCTGCGCAACCTACCACGACGAGCATGTCCGACAGGTTCCGTCTAAGCGAGTGCAGTGTGATGAGATCTGGAGTTTTGTCGGGGCGAAGCAGAAGAACGTCACTGAGGGGCAGATGGAAACTGGGTGCGGAGACGTGTGGACTTGGACTGCGCTGGATGCTGATTCAAAGCTCATGGTTTCATGGCTCGTCGGACAGCGCGGGGCGGCATGGGCAAAGGCTTTTATGGAGGATGTAGCATCGCGAGTCGCTACCCGTATTCAAATCACCACGGACGGTCACAAGGTATACGGTGAAGCGGTCGAAGGTGCATTCGGTATGGATTGCGACTACGCGATGCTGATAAAGCTGTACGGTCAATCCTCATTCGATACGCGCTACAGCCCCGGTGAGTGCATCGGAACACAGACAGCAGTAATGAGTGGCAATCCCGACCCCCGCCACATCAGCACGTCCTTTGTGGAGCGTCAGAACCTCACGATGCGGATGTCCATGCGACGTTTTACCCGCCTCACCAATGCATTCTCAAAGAAGATCGAGAATCACGAAGCCGCAATTGCGCTTCACTTCATGCACTACAACTTCTGCCGCGTTCACTCGACTCTCCGCGTTACACCCGCGATGGAGGCGGGGCTGTCGGATCATGTGTGGTCGATCGAAGAGCTTGTGAAATTGCTAGAACCGAAATCTATTCTGGACGGTCTGACGCAGGTGGCATAA
- the cysD gene encoding sulfate adenylyltransferase subunit CysD, which yields MALAAPALTHLQLLEAESIHILREVASEFERPVMLYSIGKDSSVMLRLAQKAFFPAPIPFPLLHVDTGFKFREMIEFRDRMVAEVGAELLVWRNEPAIASGTNPIALDTKRCCGLLKTQALLDGLNHYGFDAAFGGARRDEEKSRAKERIYSFRDKAGQWDPKGQRPELWNLYNSRIHPGESIRVFPLSNWTEMDIWQYILQEDIPIVDLYFARERPMYVREGALLPVEQSFIARPGERPQMVLSRLRSLGCSPCTGAIRSDADTLPKIIEELLSFRSSERANRVIDHDQEGSMELKKREGYF from the coding sequence ATGGCATTGGCCGCACCTGCACTGACGCATCTACAGCTCCTCGAAGCCGAGAGCATTCATATCCTCCGCGAAGTTGCATCCGAGTTTGAACGCCCCGTCATGCTCTACTCCATCGGGAAAGACTCCTCTGTGATGCTGCGACTTGCACAAAAGGCCTTTTTTCCTGCTCCGATCCCGTTTCCTCTCCTCCATGTCGATACGGGCTTCAAATTCCGCGAGATGATCGAGTTCCGCGATCGCATGGTAGCCGAAGTTGGAGCTGAACTTCTTGTCTGGCGTAACGAGCCCGCCATTGCTTCAGGCACGAATCCGATCGCGCTCGACACCAAACGGTGCTGTGGCCTTCTCAAAACACAGGCACTGCTCGACGGCCTTAATCATTACGGCTTTGATGCTGCGTTTGGTGGTGCTCGTCGCGACGAGGAGAAGTCTCGCGCCAAGGAACGCATCTACTCTTTTCGCGACAAAGCTGGTCAATGGGATCCGAAGGGCCAACGCCCTGAACTTTGGAACCTCTACAACTCGCGAATCCATCCGGGCGAGTCCATCCGCGTCTTTCCGCTCTCGAACTGGACCGAGATGGACATCTGGCAGTACATCCTGCAGGAAGACATCCCCATCGTCGATCTTTACTTCGCCAGAGAACGGCCGATGTATGTCCGGGAAGGTGCGCTTCTTCCGGTTGAACAGAGCTTTATTGCCCGGCCTGGAGAGCGGCCGCAGATGGTGCTCTCCAGGCTTCGTTCGCTCGGCTGCAGTCCGTGCACTGGAGCCATTCGCTCGGATGCCGATACGCTACCCAAGATTATCGAAGAACTGCTTTCCTTCCGTTCTTCGGAGCGGGCGAATCGTGTCATCGACCATGACCAAGAAGGGTCGATGGAACTTAAGAAGCGTGAGGGTTACTTCTAA